The Vicia villosa cultivar HV-30 ecotype Madison, WI linkage group LG1, Vvil1.0, whole genome shotgun sequence genome includes a region encoding these proteins:
- the LOC131605322 gene encoding uncharacterized protein LOC131605322 translates to MKMETEPLHHQFSSPSFSSYSSDSLAQTATRVIHTDDSSQQNHNINTVNDDFEFDFTFLSTDSVSSVPADDIFHNGQITPTYPLFDQSLLNGVVSRSHDLPETAPRRRRLPLKKLMEDEGEGKELDGVAAGTYCVWTPPCKKSSSTGSEAKRWKFRDLLLRSHSDGKKDSLLFFTSGGKKNSAVHDVAGAAKDGFRSKRKLGISWIIQ, encoded by the coding sequence ATGAAAATGGAAACAGAGCCTCTTCATCACCAATTTTCATCCCCAAGTTTCAGCAGTTACTCTTCCGACTCTTTGGCTCAAACAGCCACCAGAGTCATCCACACCGACGACTCTTCCCAACAAAACCACAATATCAACACTGTCAACGATGATTTCGAATTCGACTTCACTTTCCTTTCCACTGACTCTGTTTCCTCTGTCCCCGCCGACGACATTTTCCACAACGGTCAGATCACACCGACATATCCACTCTTCGACCAATCTTTGCTCAACGGCGTCGTTTCACGTTCTCATGATCTCCCTGAAACTGCACCTCGCCGTCGTCGTTTACCCCTGAAGAAACTAATGGAAGACGAAGGCGAAGGAAAAGAGCTTGACGGTGTGGCAGCGGGGACGTACTGCGTGTGGACCCCACCTTGCAAAAAGAGCAGCTCCACCGGGTCGGAGGCGAAGCGGTGGAAGTTCCGGGATTTGTTACTCAGGAGCCATAGCGATGGGAAGAAGGACTCGCTTTTGTTTTTTACATCAGGCGGTAAGAAGAACTCCGCCGTTCATGATGTCGCCGGCGCGGCCAAGGACGGGTTCCGATCGAAGAGGAAGTTAGGAATTAGTTGGATTATTCAGTAG